The Drechmeria coniospora strain ARSEF 6962 chromosome 02, whole genome shotgun sequence genome has a segment encoding these proteins:
- a CDS encoding Coiled-coil domain-containing protein 25, translating into MQEGQSWDALPADLVADLAQLTKANSIEAVLQGNKKDNITVIYTPWSNLKKDGSMDVGQVKRVLVAQRENPIVNRLNKTKVEKKPDLKLERDERLKMLRRREQDAQQQRRKEEAKQAQEWKEKKWQKDHAYDKLFTEENMAAMSNQERDENWEDDFM; encoded by the exons ATGCAAGAGGGCCAATCCTGGGATGCCCTCCCGGCcgatctcgtcgccgacctcgctCAGCTCACAAAGGCCAACTCCATCGAAG CCGTCCTCCAAGGCAACAAAAAGGACAACATCACCGTCATCTACACGCCCTGGTCGAACCTCAAAAAGGATGGCTCCATGGATGTCGGCCAA GTCAAGcgtgtcctcgtcgcccagcgCGAGAACCCCATCGTCAACCGGCTCAACAAGACCAAGGTCGAGAAGAAGCCGGACCTGAAGCTCGAGCGCGACGAACGCCTCAAGATGCTCCGCCGGCGGGAGCAGGACGCCCAGCAGCAACGG AGGAAGGAAGAGGCCAAGCAGGCGCAGGAGTGGAAGGAAAAGAAGTGGCAAAAGGATCACGCCTACGACAAACTCTTTACCGAAGAAAACATGGCCGCCATGAGCAACCAGGAGCGCGACGAAAATTGGGAAGACGACTTTATGTGA
- a CDS encoding putative Xaa-Pro aminopeptidase pepP (RecName: Full=Probable Xaa-Pro aminopeptidase pepP) produces the protein MVAQDFEAVLRAKYPAKAHARRVVDILRRTVPDLAGVIYLEGRQTKLQEDNDSPEHFRQRRHFYYMTGCNLADCRYAYDIRSDRSTLFIPPVDADDVIWSGLPLSVDEALARYDVDEVKHTTDVGPTLAHLAGRATDATVFAMAGHVSDADALSPFGRSDLDALRRAVETARVVKDEFEVALIRKANHVSALAHEAVLRRAATASNERELDAVFLERCVAHGAKEMAYHPILAAGKAAATLHYVANDAPLDGKQNLLIDAGAEWKNYASDITRTFPLCGKFSKESRDIYDVVHKMQRDCIELIKADVRWDDIHLHAHRVAIAGLLALGVLRGDADEILAARTSAAFFPHGLGHYLGLDTHDVGGNPNPKDENVLFRYLRLRGTIPAGSVVTVEPGIYFCRFIIEPYLEDPVHAKFIDAAVLDRYWDVGGVRYVCPLRPPSSPAADLDSIEDNILVTETGYENLTTAVKEPAEMEAVASAARSA, from the exons atggtcgCCCAAGATTTCGAGGCCGTCCTGCGGGCCAAGTATCCGGCCAAGGCCCATGCGAgacgcgtcgtcgacatcctcCGACGCACCGTCCCCGACCTCGCTGGCGTCATCTACCTCGAGGGACGCCAGACGAAGCTGCAGGAGGACAACGACTCGCCCGAGCACTTCCG CCAGCGGCGCCACTTCTACTACATGACCGGCTGCAACCTCGCCGACTGCCGCTACGCCTACGACATCCGCTCCGACCGGTCGACGCTCTTCATCCcccccgtcgacgccgacgacgtcatctGGTCTGGCCTGCCGctgagcgtcgacgaggccctggCACGctacgacgtcgacgaggtcaagcACACCACCGACGTCGGCCCGACCCTCGCCCACCTCGCGGGCCGCGCGACCGACGCGACCGTCTTCGCCATGGCGGGCCACGtctccgacgccgacgccctttCCCCCTTTGGCCGCAGCGACCTCGACGCGCTCCggcgcgccgtcgagacggcccGCGTCGTCAAGGACGAGTTCGAGGTCGCCCTGATCCGCAAGGCCAACCACGTATCCGCACTCGCTCACGAGGCCGTCCTCCGCCGAGCCGCGACGGCCAGCAACGAacgcgagctcgacgccgtcttcctcgagcGCTGCGTCGCCCACGGCGCCAAGGAGATGGCCTACCAccccatcctcgccgccggcaaggccGCCGCGACGCTCCACTACGTCGCCAACGACGCgccgctcgacggcaagcagAACCTCctcatcgacgccggcgccgagtgGAAAAACTACGCATCCGACATT ACCCGCACCTTTCCCTTGTGCGGCAAGTTCAGCAAGGAATCGCGTGACATCTACGACGTCGTCCACAAGATGCAGCGGGACTGCATTGAGCTCATCAAGGCCGACGTGCGCTGGGACGACATCCACCTGCACGCCCACAGGGTGGCCATTGCCGGCCTGCTGGCCCTCGGCGTTCTCAggggcgacgccgacgagatcctcgccgcccgcacgagcgccgccttcttcccgcacggcctcggccactacctcggcctcgacacccacgacgtcggcgggaACCCGAACCCCAAGGACGAGAACGTCCTGTTTCGCTACCTGCGCCTGCGCGGCACCATCCCcgccggcagcgtcgtcaccgtcgagccGGGCATTTACTTTTGCCGCTTCATCATCGAGCCCTACCTCGAGGATCCCGTCCACGCCAAGttcatcgacgccgccgtcctcgatcGCTACTgggacgtcggcggcgtgcgGTACGTTTGCCCCCTCCGCCCGCCGTCCTCACCCGCCGCTGACCTCGACAGCATCGAGGACAACATCCTCGTCACCGAGACGGGCTACGAAAAtctgacgacggccgtcaaggAGCCCGCCGAGATGGAAGCCGTCGCCTccgcggcgaggtcggcgtgA